From one Bacillus sp. (in: firmicutes) genomic stretch:
- the panB gene encoding 3-methyl-2-oxobutanoate hydroxymethyltransferase, whose protein sequence is MKTVTDFLTMKQNGEKIAMITAYDYPSAKLAEKAEVDMILVGDSLGMVVLGYESTIPVTLEDMIHHTKAVKRGAPNTFIVTDMPFMTYHYSTKDTLKAATRIVQEGGAHAVKVEGSGQVIHMIEALTHGGIPVVAHLGLTPQSVGVLGGYKVQGKTAEAAQKLIEDAKLCQHAGAIALVLECVPRQLTKEVSDILEIPTIGIGAGADADGQVLVYHDLIGYGVDRVPKFVKMYTNVNESIEASLRQYVHEVKRNLFPKTQHSFTMKEEELNSLYGGTKG, encoded by the coding sequence ATGAAAACGGTAACAGATTTTTTAACAATGAAACAAAATGGAGAAAAAATTGCCATGATTACCGCCTACGATTATCCATCGGCAAAATTAGCCGAAAAAGCGGAAGTCGACATGATTCTCGTTGGTGATTCGCTGGGAATGGTTGTGTTAGGCTATGAATCAACCATTCCGGTCACATTAGAAGACATGATTCATCATACGAAGGCGGTAAAAAGAGGAGCTCCAAATACGTTTATTGTCACAGACATGCCGTTTATGACGTATCACTATTCAACGAAAGATACGCTAAAAGCTGCTACTCGAATCGTTCAAGAAGGTGGAGCACACGCGGTTAAGGTCGAAGGAAGCGGTCAAGTTATTCACATGATTGAGGCGTTAACACACGGAGGAATCCCTGTTGTTGCTCACCTTGGTTTGACACCCCAATCAGTAGGTGTTCTCGGTGGTTATAAGGTGCAAGGAAAAACAGCAGAAGCTGCCCAAAAGTTGATAGAAGATGCTAAGTTGTGTCAACATGCAGGGGCCATTGCCTTAGTGTTAGAATGTGTTCCAAGACAATTAACAAAAGAAGTGTCAGACATTCTGGAAATTCCGACGATTGGTATTGGTGCGGGAGCGGACGCCGATGGACAAGTCCTCGTTTATCACGATCTCATCGGATATGGAGTAGACAGGGTGCCAAAATTTGTCAAAATGTATACCAATGTCAATGAGTCGATTGAAGCGTCCCTCAGGCAATATGTTCATGAAGTGAAGCGAAATCTATTCCCAAAAACCCAACATTCATTTACGATGAAAGAGGAAGAGTTGAACAGCCTGTATGGAGGAACAAAAGGATGA
- a CDS encoding CCA tRNA nucleotidyltransferase, with the protein MREPFRSAIPIIEKIQQHGFEAYFVGGAVRDYLLDRPISDVDIATSALPHELKGIFPKTVDVGIEHGTILILHNGKGYEVTTFRTESDYKDFRRPERVTFVRSLEEDLKRRDFTINAMAMDINGKIIDLFDGQEAMKRKILQTVGSPDERFTEDALRMMRAVRFVSQLGFQLEESTKRALEKHNHLLAHIAVERKLVEFEKLLSGPYRHKAFQLLLLTQLYNYLPMLKGKGEKLHQAISWMNDSLTVNEMWALLLYALQPINERTFFKEWRLPSKQSKEISTIHNFLKQRLQQEWTTQTLYQATKPIAYSVEKLYDAINGITSSVWYVWEEKFNQMPIHHRSELTISGNDLMDWFKRPGGPWVKDVLEKVELAVLHGVVENDKDQIREWLQSCNHQFENNC; encoded by the coding sequence ATGAGAGAACCTTTTCGATCCGCGATTCCAATTATTGAAAAAATACAACAACACGGTTTTGAGGCGTATTTTGTCGGAGGTGCGGTCAGAGACTATCTTCTCGACCGTCCGATTTCCGATGTAGATATCGCCACGTCAGCATTACCCCATGAACTAAAGGGGATTTTTCCAAAAACTGTTGATGTTGGTATTGAACATGGAACGATTTTAATCTTACATAATGGAAAAGGTTACGAAGTGACGACTTTTCGAACAGAATCGGACTATAAAGATTTTCGACGACCAGAACGAGTGACCTTTGTTCGGTCATTAGAAGAAGATTTAAAGCGACGGGATTTTACGATTAATGCGATGGCGATGGACATAAATGGGAAGATTATTGATTTATTTGATGGGCAAGAAGCGATGAAGCGAAAAATTTTGCAAACGGTTGGTTCTCCTGATGAACGGTTTACTGAAGATGCTTTACGAATGATGCGGGCCGTTCGATTTGTAAGTCAATTAGGTTTTCAGTTAGAAGAATCGACCAAGCGAGCGTTGGAAAAGCATAACCATTTATTAGCCCATATTGCTGTTGAGCGAAAGCTTGTCGAATTTGAAAAATTGTTATCCGGACCATATCGTCACAAGGCGTTTCAGTTATTACTGTTAACCCAGTTATATAACTATTTACCGATGTTAAAGGGAAAGGGAGAAAAGCTTCATCAAGCAATTTCATGGATGAACGATTCGTTAACTGTCAATGAAATGTGGGCTCTTTTGCTTTACGCTCTTCAACCGATAAATGAGCGAACCTTTTTTAAAGAGTGGAGATTACCGTCGAAACAGAGTAAAGAAATTTCGACCATTCACAACTTTTTAAAACAAAGATTGCAACAAGAATGGACCACCCAAACGCTGTATCAAGCAACGAAACCGATTGCGTATTCAGTAGAAAAATTGTACGACGCCATCAATGGTATAACGTCATCCGTATGGTATGTGTGGGAAGAAAAGTTCAATCAAATGCCTATTCACCATCGTTCAGAGCTGACCATATCAGGGAATGACTTAATGGATTGGTTTAAACGTCCTGGTGGCCCGTGGGTAAAAGATGTATTAGAAAAGGTTGAGTTGGCGGTTTTACACGGCGTCGTTGAAAATGATAAAGATCAAATAAGGGAGTGGTTACAGTCGTGCAATCACCAATTCGAAAACAATTGCTAG
- a CDS encoding pantoate--beta-alanine ligase produces MKVITSSKEIQQFMLAERKAGKTIGFVPTMGYLHEGHLTLAEQARKDCDIVVMSIFVNPLQFGPNEDYERYPRDIERDQQLAKEVGVDYLFIPSVQEMYPYEASVQMTVTKRVNVLCGRSREGHFDGVVTVLTKLFHLIFPHKAYFGLKDAQQVAVVDGLVKDFFFPIEIVPIPTVREEDGLAKSSRNVNLTAQERKEAPALYQSLLKAKKLIEQGETRPEIIINVVRNYLSSQTSGEIDYIELYSYPSLEPIDVIEGTVIIAIAVRFSKARLIDNIILHRK; encoded by the coding sequence ATGAAAGTAATTACATCATCAAAAGAAATACAACAATTCATGTTAGCAGAAAGAAAAGCGGGAAAAACGATTGGATTTGTCCCGACGATGGGATATCTTCACGAAGGTCATTTAACTTTAGCTGAACAGGCGCGGAAAGACTGTGATATTGTCGTGATGAGTATCTTTGTAAACCCGCTTCAATTTGGTCCAAACGAAGATTATGAACGCTATCCGAGAGATATTGAACGAGATCAACAACTTGCCAAAGAAGTGGGCGTTGATTATTTATTTATTCCTTCTGTTCAAGAGATGTATCCCTATGAGGCATCTGTTCAAATGACCGTAACGAAAAGGGTCAACGTTTTGTGTGGACGCTCTCGGGAAGGACACTTTGATGGTGTAGTGACCGTTTTAACCAAGCTTTTTCATTTAATTTTTCCTCATAAAGCGTATTTCGGTTTAAAAGACGCCCAACAAGTAGCAGTTGTAGATGGGCTTGTAAAGGATTTCTTTTTCCCAATTGAAATCGTTCCTATTCCAACCGTACGGGAAGAAGATGGACTTGCGAAAAGTTCACGAAATGTCAATCTAACCGCTCAAGAGCGAAAAGAGGCGCCTGCCTTATATCAAAGTCTATTAAAGGCAAAGAAACTAATTGAACAAGGAGAAACACGACCGGAAATCATTATTAACGTCGTTCGAAATTACCTTTCTTCCCAGACATCAGGTGAGATTGATTACATTGAGTTATATTCCTATCCATCACTTGAACCGATTGACGTTATTGAAGGGACGGTTATAATTGCTATTGCCGTACGGTTCTCTAAAGCAAGATTAATCGATAACATTATTTTGCACCGGAAATAA
- the panD gene encoding aspartate 1-decarboxylase, which translates to MFRTLMNGKIHRARVTEANLNYVGSITIDQDILDAVGMAPNEKVQIVNNNNGARFETYIIPGERGSGVICLNGAAARLVQEGDIVIIISYALVPEEKVSSHRPKVAIMDENNRIKELITYEPAHTVMN; encoded by the coding sequence ATGTTTCGTACATTAATGAATGGAAAAATTCATCGTGCTCGCGTAACGGAAGCGAACTTAAACTACGTTGGCAGCATTACAATTGACCAAGACATTTTAGATGCGGTTGGTATGGCTCCAAATGAAAAAGTACAAATTGTTAACAACAATAACGGTGCTCGTTTTGAAACATATATTATTCCAGGTGAACGGGGAAGCGGAGTTATTTGTTTAAATGGAGCTGCAGCCCGCCTTGTTCAAGAAGGGGATATCGTTATTATTATTTCTTATGCCTTAGTTCCAGAAGAAAAAGTAAGTAGCCATCGTCCAAAAGTAGCGATAATGGATGAAAATAACCGAATTAAGGAATTAATCACCTATGAACCTGCTCATACAGTCATGAATTAA
- a CDS encoding biotin--[acetyl-CoA-carboxylase] ligase encodes MQSPIRKQLLEAFAEANGEFLSGQTLAKILGCSRTAVWKHIEELRKEGYQLEAVRKKGYRIVQAPDKVTENEIQFGLQTKRLGQTIYYEESVESTQKIAHRLSYEGYPEGTLVISEEQVAGRGRMTRSWYSPKYTGIWMSLILRPNLPPQKAPQFTLIAAVAISQAIEEISGIEAEIKWPNDILIRGKKVTGILTELQADADKIHSIIIGMGINVNQSSTDFAADIKPIATSIAIEAKKKIPRAQLVRRILEKLEIYYDLYMEEGFRPIKLMWESRAVSIGKNIIARTINGTIEGKALGITDEGILQLEDAQGIIHHIYSADIEIKS; translated from the coding sequence GTGCAATCACCAATTCGAAAACAATTGCTAGAGGCTTTTGCCGAGGCTAATGGAGAGTTTTTATCAGGGCAGACCTTAGCCAAAATATTAGGATGTTCAAGGACAGCCGTTTGGAAGCATATCGAAGAATTAAGGAAAGAAGGGTATCAATTAGAAGCCGTTCGTAAAAAGGGATATCGAATTGTTCAAGCCCCAGATAAAGTAACTGAAAATGAAATTCAATTTGGACTTCAAACAAAGCGTCTCGGTCAAACGATTTATTATGAAGAATCGGTTGAATCCACGCAAAAAATTGCTCATCGCCTGAGTTACGAAGGGTACCCCGAAGGAACACTTGTTATTTCCGAAGAACAAGTAGCCGGACGAGGACGAATGACCCGTTCATGGTACTCACCGAAATATACTGGCATTTGGATGAGCTTAATTTTACGACCAAACTTACCACCACAAAAAGCTCCGCAATTTACGTTAATTGCCGCTGTGGCGATTTCCCAAGCAATTGAGGAGATCAGTGGTATTGAAGCGGAAATTAAGTGGCCGAATGATATTCTCATTCGAGGTAAAAAAGTCACTGGCATTTTAACAGAGCTTCAAGCAGATGCGGATAAAATTCACTCTATCATTATAGGAATGGGTATCAATGTCAATCAGTCGTCGACTGACTTTGCCGCTGACATTAAGCCTATCGCCACTTCCATTGCGATTGAAGCAAAGAAAAAAATTCCCCGTGCACAATTAGTCCGGCGAATTTTAGAAAAGCTAGAAATATATTATGATTTATATATGGAAGAAGGATTTCGTCCAATTAAACTCATGTGGGAAAGTCGTGCAGTAAGTATTGGAAAGAATATTATTGCTCGTACGATTAACGGTACAATTGAAGGAAAAGCTTTGGGTATTACTGATGAAGGCATATTACAACTAGAAGATGCTCAAGGGATCATTCATCATATTTATTCTGCAGATATCGAAATTAAAAGTTAA